Proteins co-encoded in one Pieris napi chromosome 10, ilPieNapi1.2, whole genome shotgun sequence genomic window:
- the LOC125053234 gene encoding serine/threonine-protein kinase fused: MENYIVISFIGEGSFGRVFKAKQKETNAVLALKVIRKKGRSSKDLKNLRQECDIQRQLNHPNIIRMIDSFDTESELVVVTEYAEKELHSILAKEGCLNEDQAKKITWDLVSALYYLHSHRVLHRDLKPQNVLLDSTGRAKLCDFGLARIMTNATHILTSIKGTPLYMAPELIDEKPYDHQADLWSLGCIVYEIMAGQPPFCTMSIWQLVRMIRHKPVQWPSFISPDARSFLQGLLHKDPVKRMTWPEILEHPFVKGHILILPEDVQSDSPFTKPLSYSQQEAKFLQTEKISKCTKAKTHAQTKPEGHDLRNMRGAQALECVPMSDDDSVRATSAFSVRDSLKTDDEDQSQPITATNAKLLRHEFHVMNNSNLVVCNLERNIAQLMANNEMIAEEKETKDREEKETRDREEIETKDRDEVKGKSKGSTASQSLENPKSSNVDVSAGLSKSVPPSYKQKLLQFSKDKLRFGSGGNRLTRSIKRSFHFSRSLDKNKESQRRTSEPTIETHTDRSKYSKEDKDEDVEKNEVIEETGDDKDIADNDNIRHEENQEELKEPSSIELEEWEAFLNSNITEVMEGDVESLTQLNMVSMVVGVVGSAARGSKGARVCGAVAALLALPSLSHSLPRHTLLNIQDVYLEAKVVYNFIAAISTLMKNTNTDDDEERLRGVSRMLEVCLWLCGRSCRAVRQLATSLGNAHTVYTGLLTISTKSPRIVLNLIGLLITILQDLPEHADVVERILFEDRSFTFLKLLEQQNDALKIRICVLISLLCTYSCTAFSAAMENEWRKRNSEVLEELHSHCNVTLNRAARLASKELCSMPFYVS, from the exons ATGGAAAACTATATTGTAATATCGTTTATTGGTGAAGGATCATTTGGGAGAGTTTTCAAAGCAAAACAGAAAGAAACTAATGCTGTACTAGCACTAAAAGTTATACGAAAG aaaGGCCGATCATCGAAAgatcttaaaaatttaagacaAGAATGTGATattcaaagacaattaaatcATCCAAATATTATTCGCATGATAGATAGTTTTGATACTGAATCCGAACTTGTGGTGGTAACAGAGTATGCAGAAAAAGAATTACATAGTATACTTGCAAAAGAAGGTTGTCTGAATGAGGACCAAGCAAAGAAAATAACATGGGATTTGGTTTCAGCACTATACTATTTACATTCTCACAGAGTTCTTCACAG AGATCTCAAGCCGCAAAATGTACTGTTAGATAGTACTGGGCGGGCAAAGCTGTGTGACTTTGGACTTGCCCGTATAATGACAAATGCAACTCACATTCTTACCTCTATAAAAGGAACACCACTTTATATGGCACCTGAATTAATTGATGAGAAACCTTATGATCATCAg GCAGATTTATGGTCACTTGGATGTATTGTATATGAAATAATGGCCGGACAACCACCATTTTGCACTATGTCTATTTGGCAGCTAGTCAGGATGATAAGACATAAACCTGTGCAGTGGCCAAGTTTTATAAGTCCTGACGCTAGATCATTCTTGCag GGTTTGTTGCACAAAGATCCGGTGAAGCGGATGACTTGGCCAGAAATCCTAGAACACCCATTTGTGAAGGGCCACATACTCATCCTCCCAGAAGATGTTCAAAGTGACTCGCCATTCACAAAACCATTATCTTATAGTCAACAGGAAGCAAAGTTTTTGCAAACTGAGAAAATAAGCAAATGTACTAA GGCCAAAACTCACGCTCAAACAAAACCAGAAGGCCACGATTTAAGAAATATGCGTGGTGCTCAGGCACTAGAATGTGTGCCAATGTCTGATGATGACAGCGTGCGAGCAACGAGTGCGTTCAGTGTCAGAGACAGTCTCAAAACCGACGATGAAGACCAGTCTCAACCGATAACGGCGACCAACGCGAAACTACTGAGACACGAATTCCATGTTATGAACAATTCTAACCTCGTCGTGTGTAACTTGGAAAGAAACATCGCCCAACTCATGGCGAACAATGAAATGATTGcagaagaaaaagaaacaaaagacaGAGAAGAGAAAGAAACAAGAGACAGAGAAGAGATAGAAACAAAAGATAGAGATGAAGTTAAAGGAAAGAGTAAAGGAAGCACAGCATCACAGAGCTTAGAGAATCCAAAGAGTTCAAATGTTGATGTTAGCGCGGGTCTCAGTAAAAGTGTGCCTCCGTCGTATAAGCAGAAGTTATTACAATTCTCTAAAGATAAGCTGAGATTTGGAAGCGGTGGAAACAGACTGACCAGAAGTATAAAGAGATCATTCCACTTTAGTAGGAGTTTAGACAAAAATAAGGAATCCCAACGGAGAACGAGCGAACCAACAATAGAAACACATACAGATAGAAGCAAATACTCGAAAGAGGATAAAGACGAGGATGTAGAGAAGAATGAAGTGATAGAGGAAACGGGGGATGATAAGGATATCGCtgataatgataatataaggCATGAAGAGAATCAAGAAG AACTTAAAGAGCCATCCTCTATAGAACTGGAAGAATGGGAGGCATTTTTGAACTCAAATATCACAGAGGTTATGGAGGGCGACGTCGAATCGTTGACGCAGTTGAATATG GTGAGTATGGTGGTGGGAGTGGTAGGGAGTGCGGCTAGAGGCAGCAAAGGCGCCAGAGTTTGCGGCGCCGTGGCGGCCTTGCTCGCCTTACCATCGCTATCTCACTCTTTGCCCAGACACACATTGCTCAATATACAGGAT GTGTATTTAGAAGCGAAAGTGGTTTACAACTTCATAGCAGCCATAAGTACTCTCATGAAGAATACCAATactgatgatgatgaagagag ACTTCGTGGCGTAAGTCGAATGCTAGAAGTATGTCTATGGCTCTGCGGTCGCTCGTGTCGCGCAGTTCGCCAACTCGCCACCTCACTTGGGAACGCGCATACAGTTTATACAGGATTGCTTACTATAT CCACAAAATCTCCACGAATAGTTCTCAACCTAATCGGCCTCCTTATAACGATACTTCAAGATTTGCCCGAACACGCGGACGTAGTCGAGCGAATATTGTTCGAAGACCGGAGTTTTACCTTCCTGAAGCTTTTGGAACAACAAAATGAcgctttaaaaataagaatatgtGTTTTAATTAGCTTATTGTGTACTTATTCGTGTACAGCCTTTTCAGCTGCCATGGAAAATGAGTGGAGAAAGAGAAATAGTGAGGTTTTGGAGGAACTCCATTCCCATTGTAATGTTACGTTGAATAGAGCCGCGAGATTGGCGAGTAAGGAGTTGTGTAGTATGCCGTTTTATGTCAGTTGA